A single genomic interval of Rosistilla ulvae harbors:
- a CDS encoding lactate racemase domain-containing protein yields MSTPEPHRFWQDGPLAIHGGCEAEVLTLAPVDLQALPDPRRSIRDALQHAEDYPPIHQAIVPGDRIAVVVDPNLPSLFDCVAGVLDAIASDANGEIEVVLGEDASEATLQRLTEVVGNQAKVHRHDPDDQATLGYLAASEAADPIYLNRMILEADFVIPLAIARPDGALDPRCEAGGVFPQFADRRSQQRVRDAQFFGRPSEAAPNTARKQADEAAWLLGIQMVVEVLPTVDARAAEIVAGTPGGVRRKLTSSIESSWQRSAPNPPSLVIACIDGDDQQQNWNNVARALHVARGLVEVGGAIAICCDLTDTPGPALRRLASDASYEDLQKATRKDLTREGMIANVLLRAREESRIVVASGLPREPLEEMGLGAIETREQLQNLVDQYSHTVVVRAAQFCVATVGEADEN; encoded by the coding sequence ATGTCTACCCCGGAACCTCACAGATTCTGGCAGGATGGCCCGCTAGCAATCCACGGCGGCTGCGAAGCGGAGGTGCTGACGCTAGCACCCGTCGATTTGCAAGCGTTGCCCGATCCGCGGCGGTCGATCCGCGACGCGCTGCAGCACGCCGAGGATTACCCGCCGATTCATCAAGCGATCGTGCCGGGAGATCGGATCGCGGTGGTTGTCGATCCGAATCTGCCCAGTCTCTTCGACTGTGTCGCCGGCGTTTTGGACGCGATCGCTTCGGACGCAAATGGTGAGATCGAAGTTGTTCTGGGGGAGGATGCTAGCGAGGCGACGCTGCAGCGGTTGACCGAAGTCGTCGGCAACCAAGCGAAGGTCCATCGGCACGATCCCGACGATCAAGCGACGCTGGGCTATCTGGCGGCTTCCGAAGCTGCCGACCCGATCTATTTGAACCGCATGATCCTGGAAGCCGACTTTGTCATCCCGCTGGCGATCGCCCGTCCCGATGGGGCATTGGACCCTCGCTGCGAAGCGGGTGGCGTGTTTCCTCAGTTTGCCGATCGCCGCAGCCAACAGCGGGTGCGAGACGCTCAATTTTTCGGGCGTCCCTCGGAAGCCGCTCCGAACACGGCTCGGAAGCAGGCCGACGAAGCGGCTTGGTTGCTGGGGATCCAGATGGTCGTCGAGGTCTTGCCGACCGTCGATGCCCGCGCGGCGGAAATCGTCGCGGGAACACCCGGTGGCGTGCGGCGGAAACTGACATCGTCGATCGAATCATCGTGGCAACGCTCGGCGCCCAATCCTCCTTCATTGGTCATCGCCTGCATCGACGGAGACGATCAACAACAGAACTGGAACAACGTCGCCCGGGCGTTACACGTCGCCCGTGGACTGGTCGAAGTCGGCGGTGCGATCGCGATCTGCTGCGATCTGACCGACACTCCCGGCCCGGCGCTGCGTCGATTGGCGTCGGATGCTTCGTACGAAGATCTGCAGAAAGCAACTCGCAAGGATCTCACCCGCGAAGGGATGATCGCCAACGTTCTGTTGCGAGCCCGCGAGGAATCGCGGATCGTCGTGGCCAGCGGACTGCCTCGCGAACCGTTGGAGGAGATGGGGCTAGGAGCGATCGAAACTCGCGAGCAGCTGCAAAACCTGGTCGACCAATATTCACACA